The window TGGCAGGCCAAAGAACGCTCACTTTATCATAAAATCAATGATTATACATCATTATTTATAATTCTGCCAATTTTGATGATACTTTCATCAGGAACATCTGTGTTGATTACCACATTCTTGAAAGATGCAGAGGAGATGTTCGGTTTCATAACACCATTGATCTATAAACTATTAGAACTTTCTCCTTATTTCTTTACAATCATATTTTTTACAGTGGCATATTTACTTATACCAAATACCAAAGTTAAGTTTAAGTATGCTTTTATTGCGGGAATTTTATGTGGTATAGCATTCCAATTGTTCCAATATTTATATTTGAATGGACAGATATGGGTATCAAAATACAATGCTATTTATGGTAGTTTCGCATTCCTTCCTCTTTTGTTGTTATGGATGCAACTATCGTGGTTGATATTTTTATTTGGTGTATTACTCTCATTCTCTATGCAAACTGCTGACTATGGTAATGAGGATAATGTTAAGAAGATTAGTTCTCAATACTATAAGTTTATTTTGCTTATTATATCGTGTGTTATTGTACAACGCTTTGAAAAAGGTTTGTCGCCTTTAACCCTTCAAAATATATCTTCATCATATAATATACCGATTAGAATTGCAAAAACTATTATAAATAAGCTTATTGACTCTGGAATAATTATAGAGACTCTTAATGAAGATGAGCGAGTGCCATCGTATCAACCAGCATTCGATATATCAAAGATGAGTGTTGGAATGTTATTGAGTAGGGTAGATGCTGATGGAACAGGAGAGAAGAATTTTAGAATTAATCGTAACGAAAAATATAAATTACAATGGGATACTATTACTAAAGCTTATAATACTATGTATAATGCTATGGATAATATCCTTATTAAAGATGTGGAAATTGAACAAATAACTAAATAATTATTTAAAATTTATACCTATGAAAAAGAAAATTATATCATCTTCAAAAGTCCCTACTGCAATTGGTCCATATAGTCATGCTGTTGAGGTTAACGGATTCTTATTTGCATCAGGTCAGTTAGGAATTGATCCAGCAACATCTGATTTTGTTGAAGGAGGAATTAAAGAGCAAACAGAACAAGCATTAAAGAATGTATCTAACTTATTGGCTGATGCTGGTTATTATATGGATAATGTTGTTAAAACAACTGTTTTCCTTCAAGATATGTCGATGTTTGCTGATATGAATGAAATCTATGCAAAATATTTTAAATTCGATTTTCCTGCACGTTCAGCCGTTGCAGTTAAAACTTTACCTAAAGGAGGTTTAGTTGAAATAGAAGTTATTGCTTCAAAATAATTTGCATATTTGCTTGATAAATATTTTATCAGTAAAATATCTCAAGGATTTTATAGATAAGCGAAACAAATATAATTTCGCTTATCTTTTTTTATAATATTTATATAATATGTTATATAAGGTTATATTCTAATATCTATTAGATTCTAATTTTAATTCTTAAATTTAACTATGAAAAAAAAATCATGAATTAAATTAACCTAGTTAAAGTACTTATAAATGATACGCCCTTGAGGCTGGGTATACTCACTACCTATGTTGCCACCGAGAACCGACTCAAGGTAATGACGCAAAACCTCAATATCTGCTCCCCAATAGATAGAATCAGGCTTCACACAACTAAGTATGCCGGAGCCCCCTTGTTCTAGAATAAGGTAGTCCAATGTAGCAATCGTGTATTGGCGAGAGAGTTCCACCGCCTTATACTCACCACTCTGTTTGTCCAATATTTCTACATGAGAGACACGACGTTCGCCTTCTCCCACATGTGAGAACATTCCTGTTTCAGTATCCTTTATCACTGGAGATGGAATATCTGGGTCAACCGTAAACCGCACCACTGACCTGCATAAATGTACCGGTGTTAAATCCCTGTAGGCCTATGCATTGCGTATAACGGGAGACTC of the Bacteroidales bacterium genome contains:
- a CDS encoding YihY/virulence factor BrkB family protein, giving the protein MNFKTKISRAKTFIVENILHTPERELTGLWRNLRKLVSVIRITAKHFLDDELQLRASALTYNTMLAIVPILAILIAIAGGFGFEKIIESQILESFPAQRDALSTAFQFVDNYLRFSRSGVVIGIGVVFLLWTVISLLSNIEMTMNKIWQAKERSLYHKINDYTSLFIILPILMILSSGTSVLITTFLKDAEEMFGFITPLIYKLLELSPYFFTIIFFTVAYLLIPNTKVKFKYAFIAGILCGIAFQLFQYLYLNGQIWVSKYNAIYGSFAFLPLLLLWMQLSWLIFLFGVLLSFSMQTADYGNEDNVKKISSQYYKFILLIISCVIVQRFEKGLSPLTLQNISSSYNIPIRIAKTIINKLIDSGIIIETLNEDERVPSYQPAFDISKMSVGMLLSRVDADGTGEKNFRINRNEKYKLQWDTITKAYNTMYNAMDNILIKDVEIEQITK
- a CDS encoding RidA family protein, coding for MKKKIISSSKVPTAIGPYSHAVEVNGFLFASGQLGIDPATSDFVEGGIKEQTEQALKNVSNLLADAGYYMDNVVKTTVFLQDMSMFADMNEIYAKYFKFDFPARSAVAVKTLPKGGLVEIEVIASK